A region from the Benincasa hispida cultivar B227 chromosome 10, ASM972705v1, whole genome shotgun sequence genome encodes:
- the LOC120088530 gene encoding F-box/kelch-repeat protein At1g55270 produces the protein MNESVEHSSRAQRGIRIQAPLVDSVSCYCKVDSGLKTVVGARKFVPGSKICIQPDINPNAHRSKTSRRERTRVQPPLLPGLPDDLAIACLIRVPRVEHRKLRLVCKRWYRLLMGNFYYSLRKSLGMAEEWVYVIKRERDRRISWHAFDPTYQLWQSLPPVPVEYSEALGFGCAVLSGCHLYLFGGKDPIKGSMRRVIFYSARTNKWHRAPDMLRKRHCFGSCVINNCLYVAGGECEGIQRTLRSAEVYDPNKNRWSFISDMSSAMVPFIGVVHDGLWFLKGLGTRREVMSEAYSPETNTWTTVRDGMVAGWRNPSISLNGQLYALDCQDGCKLRVYDSATDSWNKFIDSKLHFGSSRALEAAALVSLNGKLCIIRNNMSISLVDVSSSDKRVESNPHLWENIAGKGHLRTLVTNLLSSIAGRSGLKSHIVHCQVLQA, from the exons ATGAACGAATCGGTTGAACACTCTTCAAGAGCTCAAAGGGGAATTCGAATTCAAGCTCCACTG GTTGATTCTGTGTCATGCTATTGCAAAGTAGATTCAGGCTTGAAAACAGTTGTTGGAGCTAGAAAATTTGTCCCTGGCTCAAAAATATGTATCCAGCCTGATATTAATCCAAATGCACATAGAAGTAAAACTTCGCGGAGAGAAAGGACCCGAGTCCAGCCTCCTCTCCTACCTGGCCTTCCGGATGATCTTGCCATTGCTTGTCTGATTCGAGTCCCTCGAGTGGAACACAGGAAACTCCGCCTTGTTTGCAAGAGATGGTATCGACTTCTGATGGGAAACTTCTATTATTCTCTAAGGAAAAGTCTTGGCATGGCAGAAGAGTGGGTCTATGTCATCAAAAGGGAACGTGATCGGAGGATTTCGTGGCATGCCTTTGATCCCACCTACCAGCTTTGGCAATCACTCCCACCTGTCCCCGTTGAATACTCTGAGGCCCTTGGTTTTGGCTGTGCTGTTCTCAGTGGTTGCCACCTGTACTTATTTGGAGGGAAAGATCCAATAAAGGGATCAATGAGGCGGGTGATTTTCTATAGTGCCCGTACAAACAAATGGCACAGAGCACCTGATATGCTTCGGAAACGTCACTGTTTTGGCTCTTGTGTTATAAATAACTGCCTTTATGTTGCTGGTGGTGAATGTGAGGGGATCCAGAGAACTCTTCGTTCAGCTGAAGTTTATGATCCCAATAAGAACAGATGGAGCTTTATTTCAGATATGAGCTCAGCTATGGTGCCATTCATTGGTGTAGTTCATGATGGGTTGTGGTTCTTGAAAGGACTTGGAACTCGCAGGGAGGTCATGAGTGAAGCCTATTCTCCCGAAACTAATACTTGGACAACAGTACGTGATGGCATGGTTGCTGGCTGGCGCAACCCAAGTATTTCTTTGAACGGACAACTTTATGCCTTGGATTGCCAAGATGGATGCAAGCTCAGGGTTTATGATAGTGCAACAGATTCATGGAACAAATTCATCGATAGCAAACTCCATTTTGGAAGCTCTCGTGCTCTAGAAGCTGCTGCACTAGTCTCACTTAACGGAAAGCTTTGCATTATCCGCAACAACATGAGCATCAGTCTAGTTGACGTTTCAAGTTCGGATAAAAGGGTTGAGAGCAATCCCCACCTGTGGGAAAATATTGCTGGGAAAGGTCACTTAAGGACTCTAGTTACAAATTTACTGTCCAGCATAGCTGGCAGAAGCGGGTTGAAGAGTCATATTGTGCATTGTCAGGTGCTCCAGGCATGA